The Streptomyces lienomycini sequence CAGATCGACGGCCGGCTTCAGGGAGCCGTAGCCGAGGTACGGGGAGACGGTCAGCGCGTCCGAGAACAGCGGCGCGTCCTTGTGCAGGAACGACTCGGCGTACGCGGCCATGGTGGAGCCGATGTCGCCGCGCTTGGCGTCCATGACGACCAGCGCACCGGCCGCCCGCGCCTCCTGGACCGACGTCTCCAGGACCGCGACGCCGCGCGAGCCGAAGCGCTCGAAGAAGGCGCTCTGCGGCTTGAGGACCGCGACCCGGTCGGCCACCGCCTCCACGACGGTGCGGCTGAAGCGCTCCAGCCCGGCCACGTCGTCGTTCAGGCCCCACTCGGCGAGGAGGGAGGCGTGCGGGTCGATGCCGACGCACAGCGGCCCCCGCTCGTCCATCGCGCGGCGCAGCCGGGCACCGAAGGGTTCCATCACCGTCATGCGTGCTTCCTCACGTCGGCGCCGACCGCGTCGGCGAGGGTGGCGTACGGGCTCTGCCGCAGGCGGGCGGCGAGCCCCTTGTGGATCGCGCGGCCCCAGAAGGGCCCCTCGTAGATGAACGCGCTGTAGCCCTGGACCAGCGTGGCACCGGCCAGGATGCGCTCCCAGGCGTCCTCGGCGGTCTCGACCCCTCCGACACCGACGAGGGTGATGCGGTCGCCCACGCGCGCGTACAGGCGGCGCAGCACCTCCAGGGAGCGTGCCTTGAGGGGGGCGCCGGACAGGCCGCCGGTCTCCCCGACGAGGTCGGGGGGCGAGGTCAGGCCGAGCCCCTCGCGCGCGATGGTGGTGTTGGTGGCGATGATGCCGTCCAGGCCCAGCTCCACGGCCAGGTCGGCGACGGCGTCCACGTCCGCGTCGGCGAGGTCCGGCGCGATCTTGACCAGCAGCGGCACGCGTCGCGCGGTCACGGCGCGGTCGGCGGCCTCGCGGACCGCGCTCAGCAGCGGGCGCAGCGCCTCGGTGGCCTGGAGGTCGCGCAGTCCGGGCGTGTTGGGCGAGGAGACGTTGACGACCAGGTAGTCGGCGTGCGGGGCGAGCCGCTCGGCGGACTTCACGTAGTCGGCGACGGCCTCCACCTCGGGGACGACCTTGGTCTTGCCGATGTTGACGCCGACGACGGTCCGGAAGACGGGCGTACGGGAGGCCAGGCGGGCCGCCACGGCCAGCGAGCCGTCGTTGTTGAAGCCCATGCGGTTGATCAGCGCCCGGTCGCTCACCAGGCGGAACAGCCGCTTCTTGGGGTTGCCGGGCTGGGGCTCGCCGGTGACGGTGCCGATCTCGACGTGGTCGAAGCCGAGCATCGCCATGCCGTCGATCGCGACCGCGTTCTTGTCGAAGCCGGCGGCCAGCCCGAAGGGGCCGTGCATGCGCAGGCCCAGCGCCTCGGTGCGCAGCTCCTCGTACCGGGGCGCGAGCGCGGCGGCGACGAAGGTACGCAGGACGGGGACGCGCACGGCCAGGCGGATCCAGCGGAAGGCGAGATGGTGGGCCCGCTCCGGGTCCATGCGGGAGAAGACGAGCTTGAAGAAGATCTTGTACATGTGTCCTCGTGAAGCCTCTGTGGTGCGCCGGGGCTCATGAAGAGGGGGACACCGTTTCCGGTGTCCCCCTCGGGGCTGCTAGTCGCGGGCGGCGATCAGGAACTCTGCGTGTTCCTGGAGTGAGCGCACTCCCACGTCGCCGTGGGTGAGGGCGTCGATGCCCTGGACCGCCGCCGCCAGTGCCTGGACCGTCGTCAGGCAGGGCACGGAGCGCGCCACGGCCGCCGTCCGGATGTCGTAGCCGTCGAGGCGGCCGCCGGTGCCGTACGGGGTGTTGACGATGAGGTCGACCTCACCGTCGTGGATGAGCTGGACGATGGTCTTCTCGCCGTTCGGGCCGGTGCCCTCGGACTGCTTGCGCACGACGGTGGCGTTGATGCCGTTGCGCTTGAGGACCTCGGCGGTGCCGGAGGTGGCGAGCAGTTCGAAGCCGTGGGCGACCAGTTCGCGGGCCGGGAAGATCATCGAGCGCTTGTCCCGGTTGGCGACCGAGATGAAGGCGCGGCCCTTGGTGGGCAGCGGCCCGTACGCGCCCGCCTGCGACTTGGCGTAGGCCGTGCCGAAGACGGAGTCGATGCCCATGACCTCGCCGGTGGAGCGCATCTCCGGGCCCAGCACCGTGTCGACGCCGCGGCCGTGGATGTCCCGGAAGCGGGACCACGGCATCACGGCCTCCTTGACGGAGATCGGCGCGTCCAGCGGCAGCTCGCCGCCGTCACCGGTGGCCGGGAGCAGGCCCTCGGCGCGCAGTTCGGCGACGGTCGCGCCCAGCGAGATGCGGGCGGCGGCCTTGGCCAGCGGCACCGCGGTCGCCTTCGAGGTGAAGGGGACGGTGCGCGAGGCGCGCGGGTTGGCCTCCAGGACGTAGAGGATGTCCCCGGCCAGCGCGAACTGGATGTTGATCAGGCCGCGCACGCCGACGCCCTTGGCGATGCCCTCGGTGGAGGCGCGCAGCCGCTTGATGTCGAAGCCGCCCAGCGTGATCGGGGGCAGGGCGCACGCCGAGTCGCCGGAGTGGATGCCGGCCTCCTCGATGTGCTCCATGACGCCGCCGAGGTACAGCTCCTCGCCGTCGTACAGGGCGTCGACGTCGATCTCGATCGCGTCGTCCAGGAAGCGGTCGACCAGGACCGGGCGGGACGGGCTGATCTCGGTCGACTCGGCGATGTACGCCTCGAGGCGGGTCTCCTCGTAGACGATCTCCATGCCGCGTCCGCCGAGGACGTAGGAGGGCCGCACCAGGACCGGGTAGCCGATCTCGTCGGCGATGGCCTTGGCCTCGGCGAAGGTGGTGGCGGTGCCGTGCTTGGGGGCCGGGAGCCCGGCCTCGGCGAGGACCCGGCCGAAGGCGCCGCGGTCCTCTGCGGCGTGGATGGCCTCGGGCGAGGTGCCGACGACCGGCACGCCGTTGTCCTTGAGCGCCTGGGACAGGCCCAGCGGGGTCTGGCCGCCGAGCTGGACGATCACGCCCGCGACCGGTCCGGCCTGCTGCTCCGCGTGGACGATCTCCAGGACGTCCTCCAGGGTGAGCGGCTCGAAGTAGAGCCGGTCGGAGGTGTCGTAGTCGGTGGAGACGGTCTCGGGGTTGCAGTTGACCATCACGGTCTCGTACCCGGCGTCGGACAGCGCGAAGGAGGCGTGGACGCAGGAGTAGTCGAACTCGATGCCCTGGCCGATGCGGTTCGGGCCGGAGCCCAGGATGATCACCGCGGGCTTCTCACGGACCGCGACCTCGGTCTCCTCGTCGTAGGAGGAGTAGAAGTACGGCGTCTTCGCGGCGAACTCGGCGGCGCAGGTGTCGACCGTCTTGTAGACCGGGCGGATGCCGAGCGCGTGCCGGACCTCGCGGACGACGTCCTCGCGCAGGCCGCGGATCTCGCCGACCTGCTGGTCGGAGAAGCCGTGCCGCTTGGCCTCGGCGAGCAGGTCGGCGGTCAGCTCGGGCGCGGCGGCCAGCTCGTCGGCGATCTCCTTGATCAGGAAGAGCTGGTCGACGAACCAGGGGTCGATCTTCGTGTACTCGAAGACCTCCTCGGGCGTGGCGCCCGCGCGGATGGCCTGCATGACGGCGTTGATGCGGCCGTCGGTGGGCCGCACGGCCTCCCGCAGCAGCTCCAGCTTGTCGCCCGGCTCGCCCACGAAGGTGAACTGGCTGCCCTTCTTCTCCAGCGAGCGCAGCGCCTTCTGGAATGCCTCGGTGAAGTTCCGGCCGATGGCCATGGCCTCGCCGACCGACTTCATGGTGGTGGTGAGGGTGGAGTCGGCGCTCGGGAACTTCTCGAAGGCGAAGCGCGGGGCCTTGACGACCACGTAGTCGAGCGTGGGCTCGAAGGAGGCCGGGGTCTCCTGCGTGATGTCGTTCGGGATCTCGTCGAGGGTGTAGCCCACGGCCAGCTTCGCGGCGATCTTGGCGATGGGGAAGCCGGTCGCCTTGGAGGCGAGTGCCGAGGAGCGCGACACGCGCGGGTTCATCTCGATGACGATCACGCGACCGTCCTCGGGGTCCACCGCGAACTGGATGTTGCAGCCGCCGGTGTCGACGCCGACCTCGCGGATGATCGCGATGCCGACGTCGCGCAGCACCTGGTACTCGCGGTCGGTCAGCGTCATCGCGGGCGCGACGGTGATCGAGTCGCCGGTGTGCACGCCCATGGGGTCGAAGTTCTCGATGGAGCAGACGACCACGACGTTGTCGTTCTTGTCGCGCATCAGCTCCAGCTCGTACTCCTTCCAGCCGAGGATGGACTCCTCCAGGAGCACCTCGGTGGTCGGCGAGAGGGTGAGTCCCTGTCCGGCGATGCGGCGCAGCTCCTCCTCGTCGTGGGCGAAGCCGGAGCCGGCGCCGCCCATGGTGAAGGAGGGGCGGACGACGACGGGGTAGCCGCCGAGCGCGTCGACGCCCTTGAGGACGTCGTCCATGGAGTGGCAGATGTAGGACCGGGCGGACTCGCCGTGGCCGATCTTCTTGCGGACCTCCTCGACGACCTCCTTGAACAGGTCGCGGTCCTCGCCCTTGTTGATGGCCTCGACGTTGGCACCGATCAGTTCGACGCCGTACTTCTCCAGGACGCCGTTGCCGTGCAGCGAGATCGCGGTGTTCAGGGCCGTCTGGCCGCCGAGGGTGGGCAGCAGCGCGTCGGGCCGCTCCTTGGCGATGATCTTCTCGACGAACTCGGGGGTGATCGGCTCGACGTAGGTGGCGTCGGCGATCTCCGGGTCGGTCATGATCGTCGCCGGGTTGGAGTTCACCAGGACGACGCGCAGGCCCTCGGCCTTGAGCACGCGGCACGCCTGGGTGCCGGAGTAGTCGAACTCGGCGGCCTGGCCGATGACGATCGGGCCGGAGCCGATGACCAGGACGGACTGGATATCGGTGCGCTTAGGCACGCTGGCCCTCCATGAGGTTCACGAAGCGGTCGAACAGGTAGGCGGCGTCGTGCGGGCCGGCTGCCGCTTCGGGGTGGTACTGGACGCTGAAGGCCGGCCGGTCGAGGAGCTGGAGCCCCTCCACCACGTTGTCGTTGAGGCAGACGTGGGAGACCTCGGCGCGGCCGTAGGGGGTGTCGGAGACCTGGTCGAGCGGGGCGTCGACGGCGAAGCCGTGGTTGTGCGCGGTGACCTCGACCTTGCCGGTCGTACGGTCCTGCACCGGCTGGTTGATGCCGCGGTGGCCGTACTTCAGCTTGAAGGTGCCGAAGCCGAGGGCGCGGCCCAGGATCTGGTTGCCGAAGCAGATGCCGAAGAGCGGGGTACCGCGTTCCAGGACGCCCCGCATCACGGAGACCGGGTGGTCGGCGGTGGCGGGGTCGCCGGGGCCGTTGGAGAAGAACACGCCGTCGGGCTCGGCGGCGTAGACGTCCTCGACGGTGGCCGTGGCGGGCAGGACGTGCACCTCGATGCCGCGCTCGGCCATGCGGTGCGGGGTCATGCCCTTGATGCCGAGGTCGATCGCGGCGACGGTGAACTTCGCGGTGCCGAGCGGGACGGCTTCGCCGTCGGGGCCGATCGCGGGGACGACGTACGCCTCGGTGGTGGCGACCTCGGCGGAGAGGTCGGCGCCGCTCATCTCGGGGGCCTGGCGGACCTCGGCGAGCATGGTGCCCTCGTCGGGCAGGGCCTGGCCGGAGAAGATGCCGACGCGCATCGCGCCGCGTTCGCGCAGGTGGCGGGTGAGGGCGCGGGTGTCGATGCCGGAGATGCCGACGACGCCCTGGGCGGCCAGCTCCTCGTCGAGGGAGCGCGTCGAGCGCCAGTTGGAGGGCACGCGCGCGGGGTCGCGCACGACGTAGCCGGAGACCCAGATCTTCTTGGACTCCATGTCCTCGTCGTTGATGCCGGTGTTCCCGATGTGCGGGGCGGTCATGACGACGACCTGGCGGTGGTACGACGGGTCGGTGAGGGTCTCCTGGTAGCCGGTCATGCCGGTGGAGAACACGGCTTCGCCGAAGGTGGCCCCCACGGCCCCGTAGGCGCGGCCGCGGAAGATCCGGCCGTCCTCCAGGACGAGTACGGCGGGAGTCCGGCGGGCTCCCCTGGTGGAGGTCGTCATCGTGCGCCTTCCGTTTCCGTCTTGTTGATCATGTCGTTCAGGGTTTCGACCCACTCGTTGTGCTCGGCCGCGTGGTCGGAGCGGAAGCCGGAGTCGATCAGCTTGTCCCCGTGCGCCCAGGTGACGACCAGCAGGCCGCCCTCGGTGAGGACCTTGCCGGCGATGCCCTTGTCGAGCCGGGCCTCGCGCAGGGCGGCGAGCGGGACGAAGAAGTCGGCGGCGCCGGGGCGTACGACGTCCAGACCCGCGTCCGTCAGGGTCAGCTCGACCCGGCTGCGGGTGCCCAGGCCGTGCGCCACGATGCGGTCCAGCCACTGCCCGGCGGTGGTGGAGCCGTGGTAGCGGCCGCTCATGCCCAGTTTCGCCGGGCCGGGCTCGTCCGGCGCGGCGGGCAGTTCGGGCAGGTCGCTCTGGAGCGTGCCGCGCCACTTCCAGCCCTCGCGCATCAGCCAGTAGACGAGGGCGACGAACAGGCCGAGGCCGACGACCCAGCCGACGCGGGCGGCCCAGTCGGTCACTTCCGCCGATTCCTTCTCGGCGGCCAGCAGGATTACCGGTGCTACAGATGTCACGTGAGCTTCCCGTCGACGAGCGTGGCCTTGCCCCGCAGCCACGTGTGCGTCACACGGCCCGGCAGCTCACGACCCTCGTAGGGGGTGTTGCGACTGCGCGAGGCGAAGCCCGCGGGGTCCACCTGGCCACGGTATGCCTCCTCGACGAGGGTGAGGTTGGCGGGCTCACCAGCCGAGACGGGGCGGCCGTGTCCGGTGGCCTGTCCGATCTGCGCGGGCTTGACGGACATGCGGTCGGCGACGCCGGCCCAGTCCAGCAGGCCCGTGTCCACCATGGTCTCCTGCACCACCGACAGCGCGGTCTCCAGGCCCACCATGCCCATGGCGGCGGCGGCCCACTCGCAGTCCTTGTCCTCGTGCGGGTGCGGGGCGTGGTCGGTGGCGACGATGTCGATCGTGCCGTCGGCGAGCGCCTCGCGCAGGGCCATCACGTCGCGCTCGGTGCGCAGCGGCGGGTTGACCTTGTAGACCGGGTTGTAGGACCGGACCAGTTCGTCGGTGAGGAGCAGGTGGTGCGGGGTGACCTCGGCGGTGACGTCGATGCCGCGGGACTTGGCCCAGCGGACGATCTCGACGGACCCCGCGGTCGACAGGTGGCAGATGTGGACGCGGGAGCCGACGTGCTCGGCGAGCAGCACGTCGCGCGCGATGATCGACTCCTCGGCGACGGCGGGCCAGCCGCCGAGGCCCAGCTCTGCGGAGACGACGCCCTCGTTCATCTGGGCGCCCTCGGTGAGCCGGGGCTCCTGGGCGTGCTGGGCGACGACGCCGCCGAAGGCCTTCACGTACTCCAGGGCGCGGCGCATGATCACGGCGTCGTGGACGCACTTGCCGTCGTCGGAGAAGACGGTGACACCGGCCGCGGACTCGTGCATGGCGCCCAGCTCGGCCAGTTTGGCGCCCTCCAGGCCGACGGTGACGGCGCCGATGGGCTGCACGTCGCAGTAGCCGGACTCCTGGCCGAGCCGCCAGACCTGCTCGACGACGCCCGCGGTGTCGGCGACCGGGAAGGTGTTGGCCATGGCGAAGACGTTGGTGTAGCCGCCGCTCGCCGCGGCGCGGGTGCCGGTGAGGACGGTCTCGGAGTCCTCCCGGCCGGGCTCGCGCAGGTGGGTGTGGAGGTCGACCAGGCCCGGCAGCAGCACCTTGCCGTCGGCCTCGACGACCTCGGCGCCGTCGGCGGACAGGTTCCGGCCGACCGCCTCGATGACGGTGCCGTCGATCAGTACGTCCTGGGGCTCGCCGCCGAGCACCTTCGCACCGCGGATCAGGGTCTTGCTCATCTGCTTACTTCTCCTCGGTGGAGCGGGCGTGGGACACGGCGGGCTCGTTGCCGCCGAGCAGCAGGTACAGGACGGCCATCCGGATGGAGACTCCGTTGGTGACCTGCTCGACGGCGGTGCAGCGGTCGGAGTCGGCGACCTCGGCGGTGATCTCCATGCCGCGGACCATCGGGCCGGGGTGCATCACGATGGCGTGGTCGGGCATCTTCGCCATGCGGTCGCCGTCGAGGCCGTAGCGGCGGGAGTACTCGCGCTCGGTGGGGAAGAACGCGGCGTTCATGCGTTCGCGCTGCACGCGCAGCAGCATCACCGCGTCGGACTTGGTCAGCGTGGAGTCGAGGTCGTAGGAGACCTCGCAGGGCCAGGTCTCGACGCCGACCGGCAGCAGGGTGGGCGGGGCGACGAGGGTGACCTCGGCGCCGAGGGTGTGCAGGAGGTCGACGTTGGAGCGGGCGACGCGGCTGTGCAGGATGTCGCCGACCAGGGTGACGCGGCGGCCGTCGAGGTCCTTGCCGAGGCCCGCGTCGGGGCCGACCAGGCGGCGGCGCATGGTGAAGGCGTCCAGGAGGGCCTGGGTGGGGTGCTGGTGGGTGCCGTCGCCCGCGTTGATGACGTGGGCGTCGATCCAGCCGGAGGTGGCCAGGCGGTAGGGGGCGCCGGAGGCGCCGTGCCGGATGACGACGGCGTCGACGCCCATCGCCTCCAGGGTCTGGGCGGTGTCCTTGAGGGACTCGCCCTTGGAGACGCTGGATCCCTTGGCGGTGAAGTTGATGACGTCCGCGGACAGCCGTTTCTCGGCGGCCTCGAAGGAGATCCGGGTCCGGGTGGAGTCCTCGAAGAAGAGGTTGACGACGGTACGGCCGCGCAGGGTGGGCAGTTTCTTGATCGGCCGGTCGGCGACCCGGGCCATCTCCTCGGCGGTGTCGAGGATCAGGACGGCGTCGTCGCGGGTGAGGTCGGCGGCCGAGATGAGATGACGCTGCATCTGTCAGGCTCCGTAGGGCGATTCATGCGGAAGAGCGGGATAATTCGGGCGGCCGGGCGTGCGCGCGGGCACACCGAGCGGACGTACGGCACGGCTGCGCGTACGCGGAGTGCTACGGGTGGGCGCCCGGGGCGTCCGGCTTGGCACCGAGCAGCACGGTGTCGCGACCGTCCTCCTCGGCGAGCTGGACCTTGACCGTCTCCCGCAGCGACGTGGGGAGGTTCTTGCCGACGTAGTCGGCGCGGATGGGCAGTTCGCGGTGGCCGCGGTCGACGAGGACGGCGAGCTGCACCGCGCGCGGGCGGCCGATGTCGTTCAGCGCGTCCAGGGCGGCGCGGATGGTGCGGCCGGAGAAGAGCACGTCGTCGACGAGGACGACGAGGCGGCCGTCGATGCCGTCGCCGGGGATCTCGGTGCGGGCGAGGGCGCGCGGGGGGTGCATCCGCAGGTCGTCGCGGTACATCGTGATGTCGAGCGAGCCGACCGGCATCTTGCGCTCGGTGATCTGCTCGAGCTTGTCGGCCAGCCGCCGGGCGAGGAAGACGCCGCGGGTCGGGATGCCGAGGAGCACCACGTCGTCGGCGCCCTTGGCGCGTTCGACGATCTCGTGGGCGATGCGGGTCAGGACCCGGGCGATGTCGGGCCCTTCCAGAACGGGCCGCGCCTCGGACTGCGCGTCACGCCGCCGGCCGTCCTGCCCGCCGTGCTGATTTTCCTGCTTGTCCATACGAAACGGACCCCCTTCTCCGCCTCACGGGACGGACCTTAAAGGACGTCGGATATGCGCCACCTACCGTAGCAGGCTCGCGGCGCCGCCCCGTGACCCCCCTGGCGCTCCCTCGCCACCCCTCTGCCGCACTCGTGTCACCCGTCCGGAGCAACGGAGGGCGGATATCACGGAAGAGTCGGTGCGGACCATTCGGCTTGACGCAGCAGAGTAACGCTGCGTAACCTCACAGTGAGTTACCAGCCGCGCGGCCGACAACACAGCCTGCCGCGTCGACACCTTGTCCGGGGAGCCATATGTCCAGCGAATACGCCAAACAGCTCGGGGCCAAGCTCCGGGCCATCCGCACCCAGCAGGGCCTTTCCCTCCACGGTGTCGAGGAGAAGTCCCAGGGCCGCTGGAAGGCCGTGGTGGTGGGTTCGTACGAGCGCGGCGACCGTGCCGTGACCGTGCAGCGCCTCGCCGAGCTGGCGGACTTCTACGGCGTCCCCGTGCAGGAGCTGCTGCCGGGCACCACCCCGGGCGGTGCCGCCGAGCCGCCGCCGAAGCTGGTCCTGGACCTGGAGCGGCTGGCCACCGTGCCGGCCGAGAAGGCGGGCCCGCTCCAGCGGTATGCGGCGACGATCCAGTCGCAGCGCGGTGACTACAACGGCAAGGTGCTCTCGATCCGCCAGGACGACCTGCGCACACTCGCCGTCATCTACGACCAGTCGCCCTCGGTCCTCACCGAGCAGCTGATCAGCTGGGGTGTCCTGGACGCGGACGCGCGTCGCGCGGTGGCGTCCCACGAGGAGCTCTGACCTCCGGCAGCCCCAGCAGAAACGTGCCGCCGGGGTGGCCTGAACCTTTCGGTTCCGGCCACCCCGGCGGTTTCTTGCGTGGGTGCGGCGCGGGCGGGGCTCGTGGAGCTACTCCCGGCGCAGCGAGGGCTTCAGGTCCTTCAGCCGGCCGAGGAGGCCGTTGACGAACGCGGGCGAGTCGTCCGTGGAGAACTCCTTCGCCAGCTGCACCATCTCGTCCAGGACGACGGCGTCCGGGGTCGCGTCGACCCAGATCAGCTCGTAGGCACCCAGGCGCAGGATGTTGCGGTCGACGACCGGCATCCGGTCGAGCGTCCAGTCGACCGAGTACTGCCCGATCAGCTCGTCGATGCGTGCGGCACGCACGGCGTAGCCCTCGACCAGCTCCATCGTGTACTCGCTCACCGGCGGCTGCCGGGTGTCGGACCGGGAGTGCCGGACCCAGTCGGCGAGCACCGTCAGGACGTCGGCGCCGCGCTGGTCGCCCTCGAAGAGGATCTGGAAGGCGCGCTTGCGGGCCGTGTTGCGAGCAGCCACGGTTAGCTGTTCACCCGGCCGAGGTAGTCGCTCGTACGGGTGTCGACCTTGATCTTCTCACCGGTGGTGATGAAGAGCGGGACGTTGATCTGGTGACCGGTCTCCAGGGTGGCGGGCTTGGTGCCGCCGGTGGAGCGGTCGCCCTGGACGCCCGGCTCGGTCTCCTTGACGACCAGCTCGACGGCGGCGGGCAGCTCGACGAAGAGCACCTCGCCCTCGTGCTGCGCGACGGTGGCCTCGAAGCCCTCGATCAGGAAGTTGGCGGCGTCGCCGACGACCTTGCGGTCGATCATCAGCTGGTCGTACGTCTCCATGTCCATGAAGACGAAGTAGTCGCCGTCCATGTACGAGAACTGCATGTCACGCTTGTCGACAGTGGCCGTCTCGACCTTGACGCCGGCGTTGAAGGTCTTGTCGACCACCTTGCCGGAAAGCACGTTCTTGAGCTTGGTACGCACGAAGGCCGGGCCCTTGCCGGGCTTGACGTGCTGGAACTCGACGACGGACCAGAGCTGGCCGCCTTCGAGCTTGAGCACCAGGCCGTTCTTGAGGTCGTTCGTGGAAGCCACGGTTTGGGAATCTCCTGGACTGGACTGACGTGGACGACCTCGGGGTTGCGCGCACAGCGCGAGGCTAGAGCGCGAGCAGCTCCTTGGTCGTGATGGTGAGTAGCTCGGGTCCGCCGTCCGCCTCGGGGCGCACGACGAGCGTGTCATCGATCCGGACCCCGCCCCGGCCCGGGAGGTGGACCCCCGGTTCGACGGTGACCGGCACACAAGCGTCCAGTTTACCCATGGCCGCGGGGGCCAACTGCGGGTCCTCGTCGATTTCCAGTCCGACACCGTGACCGGTGAGTGCGGGAAGGTTCTCCGCGTACCCCGCGCAGTCCAGTGGCTGGCGGGCGGCGCGGTCCACATCTCGGCAGGCGGCGCCGGGTGCGAGGGCCTCGCGTCCGGCGCGCTGGGCGGAGAAGACGAGGTCGTACAGCTCGATCTGCCAGTCGGCCGGTGAGGTGCCGATCACGAACGTACGGCCGATCTCGCAGCGGTAGCCGCGGTAGGTCGCGCCCAGGCACACGGAGAGGAAGTCGCCCTCCTCCACGCGCCGGTCGGTGGGCCGGTGGCCGCGGCGGCCCGAGTTCGGGCCGGTGCCGACGGACGTCGGGAAGGCGGGACCGTCGGCTCCGTGGTCGACGAGGCGGCGTTCCAGCTCCAGGGCGAGATGCCGCTCGGTGCGGCCGACCAGGATGGACTCCAGGAGTTCCCCGAGGGCCTGGTCGGCGATCTCGGCGCCGATGCGCAGGCAGGAGATCTCCTCCTCGTCCTTGACCACCCGGAGCTGCTCGACGGCCTGTCCGAGGTCGGTCAGGCGCAGTCGGGGCGCGACCGAGCGCATGGAGCGGTGCCGGACCACGGTGAGGTGGTGGTCCTCCGCGGCGAGGGACTCGGCGCCCTGCTCCGCGGCGAGGCCGGTGGCCGCGACGGCCGGATCGCCGCCGGGTCCGGGCAGCGTGCGTACCGGAAGGGACTCGTCGGGCCGGCCCACGGTCGGCCGGTCGTCCGGCGGGCCCGAGCAGACCAGCAGGTCCTCGGTCCTGCCGAGCAGCAGGACGGCGCCGTGCGGGGCGGCGCCCGCGAGATAGCGCACGTTGGCGGGCCGGGAGACGAGCGCCGCCGCGCTGCCGCCCGCGTTGCAGCGTTCCCGTAGGCGCGTCCGGCGGGCCGCGTACACCTCTGACATGAGCCGAGCGTATGGCTCCGCCGGGGGGTGCGCCGCTCGGGTGGGCCGAGTGGGCGGGGCGGGGATGCCGTGGTGCGCCTAATGGGTCGGGGCTTGTCGTTGTCTGGCGCCTGACCGCCGGTGGGGGTCGTTCGCGCAGTTCCCCGCGCCTCTTGAGGGGCGCTTCCGCTTACCGGTGCCTACCAGTTCGGCGGGCTGGCTATCGAGCGGGAGAGGACCTCGTTCAGGAGGTGGGCGGTTTCCGGGACGTCGAGTTGGGAGTTGTCGATGATGGGGAGGCCCGAGCCGTACCAGCCGGCCATGCGGCCGTGGATGCGGGCGACCTCCTCGTCGGTGAGGCGCCGGTTGCCGCTGCGCTCGGCGTTGCGCTCCAGGACGATGTCGAGGCCCGGCAGCAGGACCACCGGCAGCAGACCGGGGCCGACGTGCCGCTTCCAGCCGCCGAGGCCGACGACCGGGCGGTCCGGGAAGACCGCGTCGTCGAGGATGCAGGAGATGCCGTTGGCGAGGAAGTTGCGGGCGGAGAAGCCGCAGGTGCGGCGGGCGAGGCGGTACTGGGCCTCCGAGTGTTCGTTCCACCCGGTCTGGGGGTCGGCGAAGCCGGAGCGGACCCATTCGCGGACGTCGTCGAGGCTGATGTGCGCGGTGGGGACCCGCCGGTGCTCCGCCCAGTACTTGGCGACGCTGGTCTTGCCGGCTCCCGCGGG is a genomic window containing:
- the pyrF gene encoding orotidine-5'-phosphate decarboxylase gives rise to the protein MTVMEPFGARLRRAMDERGPLCVGIDPHASLLAEWGLNDDVAGLERFSRTVVEAVADRVAVLKPQSAFFERFGSRGVAVLETSVQEARAAGALVVMDAKRGDIGSTMAAYAESFLHKDAPLFSDALTVSPYLGYGSLKPAVDLARESGAGLFVLALTSNPEGGEVQHAVRGDGLGVGATMLAHLAAENAGEEPLGSFGAVVGATLGDLSSYDLDINGPLLAPGIGAQGATPADLPGVFGAAVRNVVPNVSRGVLRHGPDVGALRTAADRFAADIRNAVTAS
- a CDS encoding quinone-dependent dihydroorotate dehydrogenase, coding for MYKIFFKLVFSRMDPERAHHLAFRWIRLAVRVPVLRTFVAAALAPRYEELRTEALGLRMHGPFGLAAGFDKNAVAIDGMAMLGFDHVEIGTVTGEPQPGNPKKRLFRLVSDRALINRMGFNNDGSLAVAARLASRTPVFRTVVGVNIGKTKVVPEVEAVADYVKSAERLAPHADYLVVNVSSPNTPGLRDLQATEALRPLLSAVREAADRAVTARRVPLLVKIAPDLADADVDAVADLAVELGLDGIIATNTTIAREGLGLTSPPDLVGETGGLSGAPLKARSLEVLRRLYARVGDRITLVGVGGVETAEDAWERILAGATLVQGYSAFIYEGPFWGRAIHKGLAARLRQSPYATLADAVGADVRKHA
- the carB gene encoding carbamoyl-phosphate synthase large subunit; its protein translation is MPKRTDIQSVLVIGSGPIVIGQAAEFDYSGTQACRVLKAEGLRVVLVNSNPATIMTDPEIADATYVEPITPEFVEKIIAKERPDALLPTLGGQTALNTAISLHGNGVLEKYGVELIGANVEAINKGEDRDLFKEVVEEVRKKIGHGESARSYICHSMDDVLKGVDALGGYPVVVRPSFTMGGAGSGFAHDEEELRRIAGQGLTLSPTTEVLLEESILGWKEYELELMRDKNDNVVVVCSIENFDPMGVHTGDSITVAPAMTLTDREYQVLRDVGIAIIREVGVDTGGCNIQFAVDPEDGRVIVIEMNPRVSRSSALASKATGFPIAKIAAKLAVGYTLDEIPNDITQETPASFEPTLDYVVVKAPRFAFEKFPSADSTLTTTMKSVGEAMAIGRNFTEAFQKALRSLEKKGSQFTFVGEPGDKLELLREAVRPTDGRINAVMQAIRAGATPEEVFEYTKIDPWFVDQLFLIKEIADELAAAPELTADLLAEAKRHGFSDQQVGEIRGLREDVVREVRHALGIRPVYKTVDTCAAEFAAKTPYFYSSYDEETEVAVREKPAVIILGSGPNRIGQGIEFDYSCVHASFALSDAGYETVMVNCNPETVSTDYDTSDRLYFEPLTLEDVLEIVHAEQQAGPVAGVIVQLGGQTPLGLSQALKDNGVPVVGTSPEAIHAAEDRGAFGRVLAEAGLPAPKHGTATTFAEAKAIADEIGYPVLVRPSYVLGGRGMEIVYEETRLEAYIAESTEISPSRPVLVDRFLDDAIEIDVDALYDGEELYLGGVMEHIEEAGIHSGDSACALPPITLGGFDIKRLRASTEGIAKGVGVRGLINIQFALAGDILYVLEANPRASRTVPFTSKATAVPLAKAAARISLGATVAELRAEGLLPATGDGGELPLDAPISVKEAVMPWSRFRDIHGRGVDTVLGPEMRSTGEVMGIDSVFGTAYAKSQAGAYGPLPTKGRAFISVANRDKRSMIFPARELVAHGFELLATSGTAEVLKRNGINATVVRKQSEGTGPNGEKTIVQLIHDGEVDLIVNTPYGTGGRLDGYDIRTAAVARSVPCLTTVQALAAAVQGIDALTHGDVGVRSLQEHAEFLIAARD
- the carA gene encoding glutamine-hydrolyzing carbamoyl-phosphate synthase small subunit, yielding MTTSTRGARRTPAVLVLEDGRIFRGRAYGAVGATFGEAVFSTGMTGYQETLTDPSYHRQVVVMTAPHIGNTGINDEDMESKKIWVSGYVVRDPARVPSNWRSTRSLDEELAAQGVVGISGIDTRALTRHLRERGAMRVGIFSGQALPDEGTMLAEVRQAPEMSGADLSAEVATTEAYVVPAIGPDGEAVPLGTAKFTVAAIDLGIKGMTPHRMAERGIEVHVLPATATVEDVYAAEPDGVFFSNGPGDPATADHPVSVMRGVLERGTPLFGICFGNQILGRALGFGTFKLKYGHRGINQPVQDRTTGKVEVTAHNHGFAVDAPLDQVSDTPYGRAEVSHVCLNDNVVEGLQLLDRPAFSVQYHPEAAAGPHDAAYLFDRFVNLMEGQRA
- a CDS encoding PH-like domain-containing protein, with protein sequence MTSVAPVILLAAEKESAEVTDWAARVGWVVGLGLFVALVYWLMREGWKWRGTLQSDLPELPAAPDEPGPAKLGMSGRYHGSTTAGQWLDRIVAHGLGTRSRVELTLTDAGLDVVRPGAADFFVPLAALREARLDKGIAGKVLTEGGLLVVTWAHGDKLIDSGFRSDHAAEHNEWVETLNDMINKTETEGAR